A genomic segment from Legionella micdadei encodes:
- a CDS encoding pseudouridine synthase: MSSILLFNKPYGVVSQFTGALGEETLANYIQVPNFYAAGRLDKNSEGLLLLTDDGKLQHRLSHPRFDKKKYYWVQVEGIPTSEELMPLRKGLMLQQTKFLPAIVKIIEEPTLWPRIPPVRFRKTVPTSWLEIILKEGKNHQIRRMTAAIGFPTLRLVRHRIADWSLGDLKPGEYRLINHPT, translated from the coding sequence ATGAGCTCTATTCTATTATTTAATAAGCCTTATGGGGTAGTAAGCCAGTTTACTGGTGCGCTTGGAGAAGAAACTTTAGCCAATTACATTCAAGTGCCGAATTTCTATGCCGCAGGTCGACTGGACAAAAATAGCGAAGGCTTGCTGCTATTGACTGATGACGGGAAATTACAACACCGCTTAAGCCATCCGCGCTTTGATAAAAAGAAATATTATTGGGTTCAAGTTGAAGGGATTCCAACCAGCGAAGAATTAATGCCGCTAAGAAAAGGATTAATGCTCCAACAAACAAAATTTTTACCTGCTATTGTTAAAATCATTGAAGAGCCGACACTCTGGCCAAGAATACCTCCTGTGCGGTTCCGCAAGACTGTGCCAACCAGCTGGCTTGAGATCATTTTAAAAGAAGGTAAAAACCATCAAATTCGAAGGATGACTGCTGCCATCGGTTTCCCTACCCTACGGCTAGTTCGCCATCGCATTGCCGATTGGTCTTTAGGAGATTTAAAACCTGGGGAGTACCGCTTAATTAATCACCCAACCTAG
- the clpS gene encoding ATP-dependent Clp protease adapter ClpS, with protein MSGWSLEEIIEHKTAESKAVPELKQPKKYRVILLNDDYTPMEFVVDVLKRFFHFNEELATQVMLQVHFLGKGICGVFTRDIAETKVALVNDFARSNEHPLLCTMEPE; from the coding sequence ATGAGTGGATGGTCATTAGAGGAAATAATTGAGCACAAAACGGCAGAGTCAAAGGCTGTGCCTGAGCTTAAGCAACCTAAAAAATATAGGGTAATTTTGCTCAATGATGATTACACCCCTATGGAGTTCGTGGTAGATGTACTAAAGCGGTTCTTCCATTTTAATGAGGAATTGGCAACGCAGGTGATGTTACAGGTTCACTTTTTAGGTAAGGGTATTTGTGGCGTGTTTACTAGGGATATCGCAGAAACAAAAGTAGCCTTAGTTAATGATTTCGCTAGAAGTAATGAACACCCACTGCTATGTACTATGGAACCCGAATAG
- the mreC gene encoding rod shape-determining protein MreC, with the protein MISSQQNNPKDRLFAKGKHRPFGFVFASMLSVSLMFSDYHYRYLDSVRSGFALLVSPLQYAVDYPVRVIGWIQSLVSAKKALINENMQLRYQQTLLEAELQKLLVIKEENSQLRELLLTSTKANMRAMAAQILAVDTSISRQLVVLNKGKRDGVYTGQPVLDAKGVMGQIIDVGYMTSTVLLISDSKSAVPVRNNRTGERAILVGTNNMSQLSLVNLPRTSSIEKGDLLVTSGLGRLYPEGYPVGQVESVRSIPGEAFIKVDVSPVALLNRNRLVLLIWPDKEQEELTAQINERMNAIGANA; encoded by the coding sequence GTGATTTCCTCTCAACAGAATAATCCTAAAGACAGACTCTTCGCTAAAGGCAAGCATAGGCCATTTGGTTTTGTGTTTGCCTCAATGCTGTCGGTCTCACTGATGTTTTCAGACTATCACTATCGGTATTTAGATAGCGTGCGTAGCGGCTTTGCTTTGCTTGTCTCTCCTTTGCAATACGCAGTTGATTATCCTGTGCGCGTTATTGGTTGGATTCAATCGTTAGTCAGTGCTAAAAAGGCGTTAATTAACGAGAATATGCAGTTGCGGTATCAGCAAACTTTGCTTGAGGCCGAATTACAAAAACTGTTAGTGATTAAAGAAGAAAACTCTCAGCTTAGGGAATTATTACTCACCTCAACCAAAGCAAATATGAGGGCGATGGCAGCACAAATTTTAGCTGTCGACACAAGTATTTCACGGCAATTAGTTGTTTTGAATAAAGGAAAGCGTGACGGTGTGTATACGGGGCAACCCGTGCTTGATGCAAAAGGGGTAATGGGACAGATTATCGATGTAGGATATATGACAAGCACTGTGTTATTAATCTCAGATTCAAAAAGTGCTGTTCCTGTAAGAAATAATCGCACCGGTGAGCGAGCTATTCTAGTGGGAACCAATAATATGAGTCAGCTATCTCTGGTTAATTTACCGCGAACATCATCGATTGAAAAAGGAGATTTGCTGGTTACTTCAGGTCTTGGCCGTCTCTATCCGGAAGGTTATCCAGTTGGCCAAGTTGAAAGTGTCCGAAGTATTCCCGGAGAAGCTTTTATTAAAGTAGATGTGAGTCCTGTCGCATTGCTCAATAGGAATCGTTTGGTACTTCTTATATGGCCTGATAAGGAGCAAGAGGAATTAACAGCCCAAATTAATGAGCGGATGAATGCAATTGGAGCTAATGCATGA
- the mreD gene encoding rod shape-determining protein MreD gives MRKIGKTWTFPCPGWAAVMNPLYLRIVTAIIIALALTILPLPELLLELRPPWILILILYIQFFLPDYFNIVFLLIIGLVLDVLLSTVLGEHAFALSLVAWLANSKARRFRLFAMGQQMALIGFFCLLYQGLIVVIDASLGYYYGFLMSLGSTAISVLLWPWMRLIADDALGSRVPRLGD, from the coding sequence GTGCGTAAGATCGGGAAAACTTGGACATTTCCTTGTCCGGGGTGGGCTGCTGTCATGAATCCTTTGTATTTGCGCATAGTTACGGCAATCATCATCGCCCTGGCTTTAACCATTTTGCCTCTGCCAGAACTTCTCTTGGAGCTCAGGCCGCCATGGATATTAATCCTTATTTTATACATACAATTCTTTTTACCCGATTACTTTAATATTGTGTTTTTACTGATTATTGGTTTGGTGCTTGATGTTCTACTCTCTACTGTACTCGGGGAACATGCTTTCGCATTATCCCTTGTGGCCTGGTTAGCGAACAGTAAGGCTAGGCGATTCCGCTTGTTCGCCATGGGGCAGCAAATGGCATTGATAGGATTTTTTTGTTTACTGTATCAAGGGCTCATTGTAGTGATCGATGCATCGCTTGGGTATTACTACGGTTTTCTCATGTCGCTAGGCAGTACAGCCATAAGCGTCTTGTTATGGCCATGGATGAGGTTAATAGCCGATGATGCCTTAGGTAGCAGAGTGCCTAGGTTGGGTGATTAA
- the icd gene encoding NADP-dependent isocitrate dehydrogenase — MTFEKILVPTNGQAITLKADQSLQVPNFPIIPFIEGDGIGVDVTPPMREVVDAAVKKAYGEKKKIAWMEIYAGEKATKVYGANQWLPAETLEAIRKYIVAIKGPLTTPVGGGIRSLNVAIRQELDLYNCIRPIRYFEGVPSPVREPWKTNMVIFRENSEDIYAGIEWQANSEEARKVIHFLQKEMGVKKIRFPENCGIGIKPVSKQGTSRLVKAAIQYAIDNQLDSVTFVHKGNIMKFTEGAFKEWGYQVAKEVFGATDYEGGPWMQIKNPKNGKTIIVKDVIADAFLQQILLRPEEYSVIATLNLNGDYISDALAAQVGGIGIAPGANIGDKVAVFEATHGTAPKYAGQNKVNPGSIILSAEMMLRYLGWSEAADYIVKGMEGAIKAKTVTYDFERLMEGATCLSSSEFGKAIIKHM; from the coding sequence ATGACATTCGAAAAAATTCTTGTACCTACTAATGGCCAAGCCATTACCCTTAAAGCTGATCAATCATTACAGGTACCAAATTTTCCGATCATTCCTTTTATTGAGGGAGATGGTATCGGTGTGGATGTTACTCCTCCGATGCGAGAAGTAGTTGATGCAGCAGTCAAAAAAGCCTATGGAGAAAAAAAGAAAATTGCCTGGATGGAAATCTACGCAGGGGAAAAAGCAACAAAAGTTTACGGTGCTAATCAATGGCTGCCAGCAGAAACCCTTGAGGCAATTAGAAAATACATCGTCGCAATCAAAGGACCGTTAACTACCCCAGTGGGAGGCGGTATTCGCTCGTTGAACGTCGCAATTAGACAGGAATTGGATCTTTATAATTGTATACGGCCGATTCGTTATTTCGAAGGTGTACCAAGCCCTGTTAGAGAGCCATGGAAAACGAATATGGTAATTTTCCGGGAAAATTCAGAAGACATTTATGCAGGTATAGAGTGGCAGGCTAATTCAGAAGAAGCAAGGAAAGTCATCCATTTTCTACAAAAAGAAATGGGGGTTAAAAAAATCCGCTTTCCTGAGAATTGCGGCATAGGAATCAAACCAGTCTCTAAACAAGGTACAAGCCGTTTAGTTAAAGCAGCCATTCAATATGCTATTGATAACCAACTTGATTCAGTGACCTTTGTGCATAAAGGGAACATCATGAAATTTACTGAGGGGGCATTCAAGGAATGGGGTTATCAAGTCGCTAAAGAAGTTTTTGGTGCTACGGATTATGAAGGTGGTCCTTGGATGCAAATTAAGAATCCTAAGAATGGAAAGACCATTATTGTCAAAGATGTTATAGCTGATGCTTTTCTGCAGCAGATTTTGCTAAGACCGGAAGAGTATAGTGTTATTGCAACACTTAATTTAAATGGCGATTATATTTCTGATGCACTAGCAGCACAGGTTGGTGGGATAGGTATTGCTCCAGGTGCTAATATTGGTGATAAAGTGGCAGTTTTTGAGGCAACTCACGGGACCGCTCCAAAATACGCTGGTCAGAATAAGGTTAATCCTGGTTCTATCATTTTATCTGCTGAAATGATGCTCCGTTATTTAGGATGGTCTGAAGCGGCAGATTATATTGTTAAAGGTATGGAAGGCGCGATTAAGGCAAAAACCGTAACTTATGATTTTGAGCGTTTGATGGAAGGAGCTACCTGCTTAAGTTCCTCCGAATTTGGCAAAGCGATAATTAAACACATGTGA
- the clpA gene encoding ATP-dependent Clp protease ATP-binding subunit ClpA, whose product MLNKELEFTLNLAFKEAKEKRHEFMTVEHLLLSLLDNPSAGNVLQACDANIDALRRDLTEFIDETTPRIPEDELDRETQPTLGFQRVLQRAVFHVQSAGKTEVTGANVLAAIFSEQESQAVYFLRRENITRLDVINYISHGVSKYHNNEMSDSMSSPMDEDAMGSEGSESPLESYCMNLNKRARLGKIDPLIGRHEEIQRTIQVLCRRRKNNPLLVGEAGVGKTAIAEGLARRIVDGEVPDAIRGCVVYSLDLGALLAGTKYRGDFEKRLKAVLKQLGQQEGAVLFIDEIHTIIGAGAASGGVMDASNLIKPLLANGELKCIGSTTYQEYRGIFEKDRALARRFQKIDIKEPTVDETFEILKGLKGRLEEHHGVKFSIPALKAAAELSAKYINDRFLPDKAIDVVDEAGAYQNLLTANKRKKIISVTEIESVVAKIARIPVKKVSARDKDTLRNLERDLKLLVYGQDDAITALASAIKLARSGLRDPQKPVGCFLFAGPTGVGKTEVTKQLANVLGIELLRFDMSEYMEKHTVSRLIGAPPGYVGYDQGGLLTEAVTKNPHAVLLLDEIEKAHPDVYNLLLQIMDHGTLTDTNGRQADFRHVIVVMTSNAGATEISRNSIGFAVQDNSNDSLEAIKRQFSPEFRNRLDAIINFAPLDSTTIGLVVDKFIMELDEQLSNKGVTFKVDKAARDWLIEHGYDKTMGARPMARLIQDNVKKPLADELLFGKLSNGGHVTLKVKDGKLHFDSHDHREGVC is encoded by the coding sequence ATGTTAAACAAAGAACTTGAATTCACCTTAAATCTAGCCTTTAAGGAAGCGAAAGAGAAGCGTCATGAATTCATGACTGTTGAACATTTGCTATTGTCTTTGCTAGATAATCCGTCAGCTGGGAACGTGCTCCAGGCTTGTGATGCTAATATTGACGCACTTCGTCGCGACTTAACTGAGTTTATTGACGAAACGACTCCAAGAATTCCTGAAGATGAACTCGATCGTGAGACTCAACCAACTCTAGGTTTTCAACGTGTACTCCAAAGGGCTGTCTTTCACGTTCAATCAGCAGGAAAGACAGAAGTAACGGGTGCCAACGTTTTGGCTGCCATTTTTAGTGAACAAGAAAGCCAGGCTGTATATTTTCTGCGCCGTGAAAACATTACTCGCTTAGATGTTATCAATTACATTTCCCACGGTGTTTCTAAATATCATAACAACGAAATGAGTGATAGTATGAGCTCACCCATGGATGAAGATGCAATGGGCAGTGAGGGCAGTGAATCGCCACTTGAAAGCTATTGTATGAATCTTAATAAACGAGCCAGACTGGGTAAAATTGATCCGCTCATCGGGCGTCATGAGGAAATTCAACGCACGATTCAAGTTCTATGTCGCCGCCGCAAAAATAACCCCTTGTTGGTTGGTGAAGCTGGGGTTGGAAAAACCGCAATTGCTGAAGGATTGGCAAGGCGTATAGTTGATGGTGAAGTTCCAGATGCGATCAGAGGTTGTGTGGTTTACTCGCTTGATCTTGGCGCTTTGTTGGCAGGTACCAAATACCGGGGGGATTTTGAAAAACGCCTAAAAGCGGTATTAAAGCAATTAGGCCAACAAGAAGGCGCTGTTTTATTTATTGATGAAATTCATACCATCATTGGAGCCGGCGCTGCTTCAGGTGGGGTGATGGATGCTTCCAACCTGATCAAACCATTACTCGCGAATGGTGAATTAAAATGCATTGGTTCGACGACTTATCAGGAATATCGAGGTATCTTTGAAAAGGACAGGGCACTTGCCCGACGGTTCCAAAAAATTGATATCAAAGAGCCAACCGTTGATGAGACTTTTGAAATTCTCAAAGGATTAAAAGGCCGGCTCGAAGAGCATCATGGTGTTAAATTCTCTATTCCTGCGCTAAAGGCTGCAGCAGAATTGTCAGCCAAATACATCAATGATCGTTTCTTACCTGATAAGGCAATTGATGTAGTGGACGAAGCTGGTGCTTATCAAAATCTATTGACAGCAAACAAACGTAAGAAAATTATCAGCGTCACTGAGATAGAAAGCGTTGTTGCGAAGATTGCACGAATTCCGGTTAAAAAAGTCTCTGCGCGTGACAAAGATACCTTACGTAATCTTGAGAGGGATTTAAAATTACTTGTATATGGCCAAGACGATGCAATTACCGCTCTGGCTTCCGCGATTAAATTGGCTCGCTCAGGATTGCGCGATCCTCAAAAACCAGTAGGCTGTTTCCTTTTTGCAGGCCCTACAGGTGTTGGTAAGACTGAGGTAACCAAGCAATTAGCGAATGTGTTAGGTATCGAATTGTTGCGTTTCGATATGTCCGAATACATGGAAAAACATACAGTTTCCCGTCTCATCGGTGCACCTCCTGGCTATGTCGGTTATGATCAAGGTGGATTGCTTACCGAGGCAGTTACTAAAAATCCACATGCTGTATTGCTGCTGGACGAAATAGAAAAAGCCCATCCGGATGTTTACAATCTGCTGTTACAGATTATGGATCATGGGACACTGACTGATACCAACGGACGACAAGCTGATTTTCGCCACGTCATAGTGGTCATGACGAGTAATGCAGGGGCGACAGAAATTTCGAGAAACTCGATAGGATTCGCTGTACAAGATAACAGCAATGACAGTTTGGAAGCAATTAAACGCCAATTCAGTCCTGAATTTAGGAATAGACTGGATGCAATCATCAACTTTGCACCACTCGATAGCACGACTATTGGGCTTGTGGTTGACAAATTCATCATGGAGCTTGATGAACAGCTTAGTAACAAAGGGGTCACTTTTAAAGTGGATAAAGCCGCTCGCGATTGGTTAATCGAACATGGATATGATAAAACAATGGGAGCGCGTCCAATGGCGAGATTAATCCAAGACAATGTGAAGAAGCCTTTGGCTGACGAGTTACTCTTCGGCAAATTATCAAATGGCGGCCATGTCACATTAAAAGTAAAAGACGGCAAACTGCATTTTGATAGCCATGATCATCGGGAAGGTGTTTGCTAA